From one Equus asinus isolate D_3611 breed Donkey chromosome 5, EquAss-T2T_v2, whole genome shotgun sequence genomic stretch:
- the GMEB1 gene encoding glucocorticoid modulatory element-binding protein 1 isoform X2: MANAEVSVPVGDVVVVPTEGNEGENPEDTKTQVILQLQPVQQGIYEAGSENNTAVVAVETHTIHKIEEGIDASTIEANEDMEIAYPITCGESKAILLWKKFVCPGINVKCVKFNDQLISPKHFVHLAGKSTLKDWKRAIRLGGIMLRKMMDSGQIDFYQHDKVCSNTCRSTKFDLLISSARAPVPGQQTSVVQTPTSADGSITQIAISEESMEEAGLEWNSALTAAVTMATEEGVKKDSEEISEDTLMFWKGIADVGLMEEVVCNIQKEIEELLRGVQQRLIQAPFQVTDAAVLNNVAHTFGLMDTVKKVLDNRKNQVEQGEEQFLYTLTDLERQLEEQKKQAQDHRLKSQTVQNVVLMPVSTPKPPKRPRLQRPASTTVLSPSPPVQQPQFTVISPITITPVGQSFSMGNIPVATLSQGSSPVTVHTLPSGPQLFRYATVVSSAKSSSPETVTIHPSSSLALLSSTAMQDGSTLGNMTTMVSPVELVAMESGLTSAIQAVESTSEDGQTIIEIDPAPDPEAEDTEGKAVILETELRTEEKVVAEMEEHQHQVHNVEIVVLED, from the exons ATGGCTAATGCTGAAGTGAGTGTCCCCGTGGGGGATGTGGTTGTGGTACCCACTGAAGGAAATGAGGGGGAGAACCCTGAAGACACTAAAACCCAAGTGAtcttgcagttacagcctgtgcAACAAGG GATTTATGAAGCCGGGTCGGAGAACAACACAGCAGTTGTGGCAGTAGaaacacacacaatacacaaaattgaAGAAGGGATTG atgCAAGCACTATAGAAGCAAATGAGGATATGGAAATTGCTTACCCCATAACTTGTGGGGAGAGCAAAGCCATCCTCCTCTGGAAGAAGTTTGTATGTCCAGGAATAAATGTGAAATGTGTCAAG tTCAATGATCAGTTGATCAGCCCCAAGCATTTTGTTCACCTGGCTGGCAAGTCCACCCTAAAGGACTGGAAGAGAGCCATTCGTCTGGGTGGAATCATGCTCAG GAAAATGATGGACTCTGGGCAGATTGATTTTTACCAACATGACAAGGTTTGCTCCAATACCTGCAGAAGCACCAAATTTGATCTTCTGATCAGCAGTGCAAGAGCTCCagtgccaggacagcagacaaGTGTGGTGCAGACACCCACTTCGGCCGATG GTAGCATCACACAGATTGCCATCTCAGAAGAGAGCATGGAAGAGGCAGGGCTGGAATGGAACTCGGCTCTCACTGCTGCTGTCACCATGGCCACAGAAGAGGGCGTGAAAAAAGACTCAGAGGAAATTTCAG AGGACACTTTGATGTTCTGGAAAGGAATAGCTGATGTAGGACTGATGGAAGAGGTTGTCTGCAATATACAGAAGGAAATAGAGGAGCTACTGAGGGGAGTTCAACAGCGGCTCATCCAGGCTCCCTTCCAGGTCACAG ATGCCGCTGTTCTCAACAATGTAGCACATACATTTGGCCTGATGGACACAGTCAAGAAGGTTTTGGACAACAGAAAGAACCAAGTGGAGCAGGGGGAAGAGCAGTTTCTCTATACTCTGACAG ACTTGGAACGCCAGTTGGAAGAGCAGAAGAAGCAAGCTCAGGATCACAGGCTGAAGTCCCAGACGGTTCAAAATGTGGTACTGATGCCTGTGAGCACTCCTAAGCCTCCAAAAAGGCCCCGGCTGCAGCGGCCAGCCTCCACCACTGTCCTGAGCCCTTCTCCTCCTGTCCAGCAGCCTCAGTTCACAGTCATCTCACCCATCACCATCACCCCAGTGGGTCAGTCGTTTTCCATGGGCAATATTCCAGTGGCTACCCTCAGCCAGGGCTCCAGTCCTGTGACTGTCCACACACTGCCTTCTGGCCCTCAGCTCTTCCGCTATGCCACAGTGGTCTCCTCTGCCAAGAGCAGCTCACCAGAAACAGTGACCATCCACCCTTCATCTAGCTTGGCACTGCTAAGCTCCACCGCCATGCAGGATGGGAGTACCCTGGGCAACATGACCACTATGGTGAGCCCTGTGGAATTGGTGGCCATGGAGTCTGGCCTGACCTCGGCAATCCAGGCTGTTGAAAGCACCTCAGAGGATGGGCAGACCATCATTGAGATTGACCCAGCCCCAGACCCAGAGGCTGAGGATACTGAGGGCAAAGCAGTCATTTTGGAGACAGAACTGAGGACTGAGGAGAAAGTTGTAGCTGAGATGGAAGAACACCAGCATCAAGTTCACAACGTGGAGATTGTAGTCTTAGAGGATTAA
- the GMEB1 gene encoding glucocorticoid modulatory element-binding protein 1 isoform X1, with amino-acid sequence MANAEVSVPVGDVVVVPTEGNEGENPEDTKTQVILQLQPVQQGLFIDGHFYNRIYEAGSENNTAVVAVETHTIHKIEEGIDASTIEANEDMEIAYPITCGESKAILLWKKFVCPGINVKCVKFNDQLISPKHFVHLAGKSTLKDWKRAIRLGGIMLRKMMDSGQIDFYQHDKVCSNTCRSTKFDLLISSARAPVPGQQTSVVQTPTSADGSITQIAISEESMEEAGLEWNSALTAAVTMATEEGVKKDSEEISEDTLMFWKGIADVGLMEEVVCNIQKEIEELLRGVQQRLIQAPFQVTDAAVLNNVAHTFGLMDTVKKVLDNRKNQVEQGEEQFLYTLTDLERQLEEQKKQAQDHRLKSQTVQNVVLMPVSTPKPPKRPRLQRPASTTVLSPSPPVQQPQFTVISPITITPVGQSFSMGNIPVATLSQGSSPVTVHTLPSGPQLFRYATVVSSAKSSSPETVTIHPSSSLALLSSTAMQDGSTLGNMTTMVSPVELVAMESGLTSAIQAVESTSEDGQTIIEIDPAPDPEAEDTEGKAVILETELRTEEKVVAEMEEHQHQVHNVEIVVLED; translated from the exons ATGGCTAATGCTGAAGTGAGTGTCCCCGTGGGGGATGTGGTTGTGGTACCCACTGAAGGAAATGAGGGGGAGAACCCTGAAGACACTAAAACCCAAGTGAtcttgcagttacagcctgtgcAACAAGG TTTGTTTATCGATGGACACTTTTACAACAGGATTTATGAAGCCGGGTCGGAGAACAACACAGCAGTTGTGGCAGTAGaaacacacacaatacacaaaattgaAGAAGGGATTG atgCAAGCACTATAGAAGCAAATGAGGATATGGAAATTGCTTACCCCATAACTTGTGGGGAGAGCAAAGCCATCCTCCTCTGGAAGAAGTTTGTATGTCCAGGAATAAATGTGAAATGTGTCAAG tTCAATGATCAGTTGATCAGCCCCAAGCATTTTGTTCACCTGGCTGGCAAGTCCACCCTAAAGGACTGGAAGAGAGCCATTCGTCTGGGTGGAATCATGCTCAG GAAAATGATGGACTCTGGGCAGATTGATTTTTACCAACATGACAAGGTTTGCTCCAATACCTGCAGAAGCACCAAATTTGATCTTCTGATCAGCAGTGCAAGAGCTCCagtgccaggacagcagacaaGTGTGGTGCAGACACCCACTTCGGCCGATG GTAGCATCACACAGATTGCCATCTCAGAAGAGAGCATGGAAGAGGCAGGGCTGGAATGGAACTCGGCTCTCACTGCTGCTGTCACCATGGCCACAGAAGAGGGCGTGAAAAAAGACTCAGAGGAAATTTCAG AGGACACTTTGATGTTCTGGAAAGGAATAGCTGATGTAGGACTGATGGAAGAGGTTGTCTGCAATATACAGAAGGAAATAGAGGAGCTACTGAGGGGAGTTCAACAGCGGCTCATCCAGGCTCCCTTCCAGGTCACAG ATGCCGCTGTTCTCAACAATGTAGCACATACATTTGGCCTGATGGACACAGTCAAGAAGGTTTTGGACAACAGAAAGAACCAAGTGGAGCAGGGGGAAGAGCAGTTTCTCTATACTCTGACAG ACTTGGAACGCCAGTTGGAAGAGCAGAAGAAGCAAGCTCAGGATCACAGGCTGAAGTCCCAGACGGTTCAAAATGTGGTACTGATGCCTGTGAGCACTCCTAAGCCTCCAAAAAGGCCCCGGCTGCAGCGGCCAGCCTCCACCACTGTCCTGAGCCCTTCTCCTCCTGTCCAGCAGCCTCAGTTCACAGTCATCTCACCCATCACCATCACCCCAGTGGGTCAGTCGTTTTCCATGGGCAATATTCCAGTGGCTACCCTCAGCCAGGGCTCCAGTCCTGTGACTGTCCACACACTGCCTTCTGGCCCTCAGCTCTTCCGCTATGCCACAGTGGTCTCCTCTGCCAAGAGCAGCTCACCAGAAACAGTGACCATCCACCCTTCATCTAGCTTGGCACTGCTAAGCTCCACCGCCATGCAGGATGGGAGTACCCTGGGCAACATGACCACTATGGTGAGCCCTGTGGAATTGGTGGCCATGGAGTCTGGCCTGACCTCGGCAATCCAGGCTGTTGAAAGCACCTCAGAGGATGGGCAGACCATCATTGAGATTGACCCAGCCCCAGACCCAGAGGCTGAGGATACTGAGGGCAAAGCAGTCATTTTGGAGACAGAACTGAGGACTGAGGAGAAAGTTGTAGCTGAGATGGAAGAACACCAGCATCAAGTTCACAACGTGGAGATTGTAGTCTTAGAGGATTAA